Proteins from a genomic interval of Uloborus diversus isolate 005 chromosome 4, Udiv.v.3.1, whole genome shotgun sequence:
- the LOC129220671 gene encoding sulfotransferase 1C2-like — KLAEEVPEKFKGKKLPFYQDVDGFRLPGIFSAESHRSALAYRPRPDDLFVVSYPKCGTTWLQNIIACIHRDGQPFQSAQEFFTLTPCPQIVGVEAVEKMKRPGAIKYHLPYHMMPMSSEAKYIFIARNPKDCCVSFYHFTENVIGYEFQEGEFDVFFELFVEGKTDFGDYFDYLLSWYEHRNDPNVLFITYEELKKDTKTNVFRIAEFMDPQYKEALEKDEKLLEDVIYHSSFSFMKEHFNRHLAEISSLPKDMILNNPDLPADLRELFGGEKKVFHPDSAAVSFVRKGVVGDWRNYFSKEQNERLEKKFRERTAGTDIADLWKDIM; from the exons aaactggcagaaGAAGTCCCAGAAAAGTTCAAGGGTAAAAAACTACCCTTTTACCAAGATGTTGACGGATTTCGCTTACCTGGTATATTCTCCGCCGAATCGCACCGATCTGCCCTGGCTTACAGACCCAGGCCTGATGACCTTTTTGTTGTCTCGTATCCGAAATGCGGAACCACCTGGCTCCAGAATATAATAGCCTGTATCCACAGAGATGGGCAACCTTTTCAGTCCGCACAGGAGTTCTTCACTCTAACACCTTGCCCGCAAATAGTCGGAGTCGAAGCTGTAGAGAAGATGAAGAGGCCTGGTGCAATCAAGTATCATTTGCCCTACCATATGATGCCGATGTCTTCCGAAGCTAAGTATATATTCATAGCAAGAAATCCTAAA gatTGCTGCGTCTCTTTTTACCACTTTACAGAAAATGTCATAGGATATGAATTCCAAGAAGGCGAATTTGATGTATTTTTCGAGCTGTTCGTTGAAGGGAAAACTGATTTTGGAGACTACTTTGATTACTTGCTGTCTTGGTATGAGCACAGAAATGACCCCAATGTGCTATTCATTACTTATGAAGAATTGAAGAAGGATACAAAAACCAATGTATTCAGAATCGCCGAGTTCATGGATCCCCAATACAAA gaaGCTCTggagaaagatgaaaaacttctTGAAGATGTCATCTACCACAGCAGTTTCTCATTCATGAAGGAGCATTTCAACAGACACTTGGCTGAAATAAGTAGCCTTCCCAAGGATATGATCCTCAACAATCCCGACTTACCGGCGGATCTGAGAGAGCTTTTTGGTGGAGAAAAGAAAGTGTTTCACCCCGATTCAGCAGCAGTGAGTTTTGTGAGAAAGG GCGTCGTGGGAGACTGGCGTAATTATTTTTCGAAAGAACAAAATGAAAGATTGGAGAAAAAATTTAGAGAAAGAACAGCTGGAACAGATATAGCTGACTTATGGAAGGATATTATGTGA
- the LOC129220672 gene encoding sulfotransferase 1C4-like, which yields MASDESQLSDDDDVDLDDDSDSERVNKKKLPTYVIADGFRLPGMFPAEAFRSALAYTPRPDDLFIVTFPKCGTTWVQNIVACIYRDGKPFQSALEFFTQTPFLEMTGAEAAETMKSPEAIKFHLAYHMTPMSAEAKYIFVARNPKEAFEKDPKLLQDVIYYSSFGFMKEHFNRHLAELCSLPRDVILNNPDIPSHLRQIFGAEKKLMKTNANRVCTSSEKVRKIHRLFNWGAFIVINLCIVGDWRNYLSPEQNERLERKFRAKTAGTELADQWKDDLK from the exons ATGGCGTCTGATGAGTCTCAGCTGTCTGATGATGATGATGTTGATCTAGATGATGACTCCGACTCc GAAagagtgaacaaaaaaaaattgccaacttATGTCATTGCTGACGGATTCCGCTTACCAGGTATGTTTCCTGCTGAAGCCTTCCGATCTGCCTTAGCTTACACGCCTCGGCCCGATGACCTTTTCATCGTGACTTTTCCAAAATGCGGAACCACCTGGGTCCAGAACATTGTGGCCTGCATCTACAGAGATGGGAAACCCTTTCAGTCAGCTCTGGAATTCTTTACTCAGACGCCATTCCTCGAAATGACCGGAGCAGAAGCCGCGGAGACGATGAAGAGTCCGGAGGCCATCAAATTTCATTTGGCTTATCATATGACGCCGATGTCCGCTGAAGCAAAATATATCTTTGTGGCCAGGAATCCTaag gAGGCCTTCGAAAAAGACCCTAAGCTTCTCCAGGATGTCATCTACTACAGCAGTTTTGGTTTTATGAAAGAACACTTCAACAGACACTTGGCAGAGCTCTGCAGCCTTCCGAGGGATGTCATCCTCAACAACCCCGACATTCCCTCGCACCTGAGACAGATATTTGGAGCAGAGAAGAAATTGATGAAGACAAACGCAAACAGAGTGTGCACTTCATCAGAAAAGGTCAGGAAGATTCACAGACTTTTTAATTGGGGAGCATTTATTGTAATTAATTTAT GCATTGTGGGGGACTGGCGAAATTACTTATCCCCTGAGCAAAATGAAAGGCTGGAGAGAAAGTTTAGGGCGAAGACAGCTGGAACAGAATTAGCAGATCAATGGAAAGATGAcctgaaatag